One segment of Streptomyces sp. YIM 121038 DNA contains the following:
- a CDS encoding serine hydrolase domain-containing protein, whose product MEIHGNCSDQFSAVRETFADSLRSGSDVGASVAIYLDGEPVVDLWGGCADRERTKPWQRDTLTNVWSTTKTMTALCALVLADRNELDLCAPVTKYWPEFGAAGKNRIEIRHLLSHTAGLPDWDQPMTLDDLCDWEKSTTLLARQSPRWEPGSASGYHRFTHGFLLGEVIRRICQQSIGTFFAEHLAAPLDADFHIGLASEDDHRVSEVIPAPGPAPAPNPRVTIPVGAYVTAQDTWSTQWHRAEIPAAAGYGNARSVAAVQSVLTSSGHTPQSSILSEATRRAVFDEQNHGIDLVLGIPLRFGIGYALGSDDAPVRTANLHTCYWGGRGGSLVVNDLNARMTIAYVMNQMTHLGLTDPRGQKLLRAAYKSLNPSQPGGWK is encoded by the coding sequence ATGGAAATACACGGCAACTGCAGCGACCAGTTCAGCGCGGTGCGGGAGACCTTCGCGGACTCTCTGCGCAGCGGATCGGACGTCGGCGCCTCCGTGGCGATCTACCTCGACGGCGAACCTGTCGTCGATCTCTGGGGTGGGTGCGCCGACCGAGAGCGCACCAAACCATGGCAGCGCGACACCCTCACTAACGTGTGGTCCACCACAAAGACAATGACTGCACTGTGCGCTCTCGTTCTCGCCGACCGTAACGAACTCGATCTGTGCGCACCAGTCACGAAGTACTGGCCCGAGTTCGGCGCCGCAGGAAAGAACCGAATCGAGATTCGGCACCTGCTCAGTCACACTGCCGGGCTCCCCGACTGGGACCAGCCGATGACACTTGACGACCTGTGTGATTGGGAGAAATCCACCACCTTGCTGGCACGCCAATCGCCCCGTTGGGAACCAGGCTCAGCATCCGGCTACCATCGCTTCACTCATGGATTCCTGCTCGGCGAGGTGATTCGCCGTATCTGCCAGCAGTCAATCGGCACGTTCTTCGCCGAGCACCTCGCTGCCCCGTTGGACGCCGATTTCCACATCGGCCTCGCGTCTGAAGACGATCACCGTGTCTCCGAGGTCATCCCCGCACCCGGGCCCGCGCCTGCACCCAACCCACGGGTAACCATCCCTGTCGGGGCATACGTGACGGCTCAGGACACCTGGAGCACTCAGTGGCACCGCGCCGAGATCCCGGCCGCCGCAGGGTACGGCAACGCACGATCTGTGGCCGCCGTCCAATCAGTACTCACCTCCAGCGGCCATACCCCCCAATCGTCCATTCTCTCCGAAGCCACTCGCCGCGCAGTTTTCGACGAGCAGAACCACGGCATCGATCTTGTGCTCGGTATCCCCCTACGCTTTGGTATCGGCTACGCCCTTGGCTCAGACGACGCGCCGGTCCGCACAGCCAACCTCCACACCTGTTACTGGGGCGGAAGAGGAGGATCGCTGGTCGTCAACGACCTCAACGCGCGCATGACCATCGCCTATGTGATGAACCAGATGACCCACCTCGGCCTCACCGACCCTCGTGGTCAGAAGCTCCTACGAGCCGCCTACAAGTCACTGAACCCTTCTCAGCCTGGGGGCTGGAAGTGA
- a CDS encoding MAB_1171c family putative transporter: protein MTVSQLHSFGTELETAGVACMWVSLGLRAPAVMRSSQQRPLWLAVLGAAAALTLHLPWFIDLLHQATGPTHLTALARNLFGVLTSAAVLDFVLLAVRGCHTYALYGLAGLFMVPLVWLDAAAEPHLHHAIPHASHPTPSTSYWAVLIAVNLSTNVVCVVACWRYSRASRDLSLRVGLRLFGLGAAFAGLYWLLSAVYVGVRYSWIPPISPLLLGCYAFSRASAIFVPLGAAVAVALRRMRIVWQLWPLWRDLVNAVPAVSLTQTRQRGLALLQRSGPLDLRLYRIVIEIRDAILDLRAHIPHAVLTEVRVRLEREGAPPAEEDARVTACWLRIARSIKAGGTPPLRGDLTAPVLGGADLPGEIEFLRKVAKADTSPQIRRIAAHLSQSIEKH, encoded by the coding sequence ATGACGGTCAGTCAACTCCACAGTTTCGGGACAGAGTTGGAGACGGCAGGCGTCGCCTGCATGTGGGTCTCGCTGGGACTACGAGCTCCGGCCGTTATGCGGTCGAGCCAGCAACGCCCTCTATGGCTGGCGGTCTTAGGCGCCGCAGCTGCACTCACGCTCCATCTACCATGGTTCATCGACCTCCTGCACCAAGCCACTGGGCCCACGCATCTGACCGCGTTGGCCCGGAACCTGTTCGGCGTTCTCACCTCTGCCGCTGTGCTGGACTTCGTGCTCCTCGCAGTTCGCGGCTGTCACACCTACGCACTGTACGGTTTGGCTGGGCTCTTTATGGTCCCACTTGTCTGGTTAGACGCAGCCGCCGAGCCGCACTTGCACCATGCGATCCCCCATGCCTCCCATCCCACGCCATCGACCTCATACTGGGCAGTTCTCATCGCTGTCAATCTCAGCACAAACGTGGTGTGTGTGGTTGCCTGCTGGCGGTATAGCCGTGCGAGCCGAGATCTCTCCTTACGCGTCGGACTGCGGCTCTTCGGGCTCGGCGCAGCCTTTGCCGGCCTCTACTGGCTACTCAGTGCCGTATACGTCGGGGTTCGATACTCATGGATTCCGCCCATCAGTCCGCTTCTGCTGGGTTGTTATGCCTTCTCAAGAGCGAGCGCGATCTTCGTACCTCTCGGGGCTGCGGTGGCCGTCGCGCTCAGGCGGATGCGGATTGTGTGGCAACTGTGGCCGCTATGGCGCGACTTGGTCAACGCGGTGCCCGCCGTCAGCTTGACGCAGACCCGCCAACGCGGCCTTGCATTGCTGCAGCGTTCCGGCCCGCTGGACCTGCGCCTCTACCGGATAGTGATCGAGATTCGTGACGCGATTCTCGATCTACGTGCCCACATCCCCCATGCGGTACTGACCGAGGTCCGGGTCCGCCTGGAACGCGAAGGCGCGCCCCCCGCCGAGGAGGACGCCCGTGTGACCGCCTGTTGGTTACGCATAGCCCGAAGCATCAAGGCAGGAGGCACGCCGCCACTGCGCGGCGACCTGACCGCACCGGTCCTCGGGGGTGCGGACTTGCCCGGCGAAATCGAGTTCCTACGCAAAGTAGCCAAGGCGGATACTTCACCCCAGATCCGCCGAATCGCCGCTCACCTGAGCCAGTCGATAGAGAAACACTGA
- a CDS encoding helix-turn-helix transcriptional regulator, with the protein MTGASEQSTLAARLDSLFSRSRPQGRRWTNNEVADAIKERHPHIRVSGGYLSALRNGSRTRPSQELLSALAEFFGVSPAYFVDPDHAERVNAQLAGLEMLGQAGVRGVALRAVGLQRDSLEAITAMLDQVRKLQGLPAVEE; encoded by the coding sequence ATGACTGGGGCGTCAGAGCAGTCGACGCTTGCCGCACGCCTGGACAGCTTGTTTTCCAGGAGCCGCCCCCAGGGGAGGCGGTGGACCAACAACGAGGTTGCCGACGCAATCAAGGAGAGGCACCCTCACATACGCGTCAGCGGTGGCTATCTGTCAGCGCTGCGAAACGGCTCTCGCACACGGCCCTCACAGGAACTCCTGTCAGCGCTCGCGGAGTTCTTCGGCGTCTCACCAGCCTACTTCGTAGACCCCGACCACGCGGAACGAGTCAACGCCCAGCTCGCGGGGTTGGAGATGCTGGGCCAAGCAGGCGTCCGCGGAGTCGCCCTACGAGCGGTGGGCCTGCAACGGGACAGCCTTGAGGCGATCACGGCCATGCTCGATCAGGTGAGAAAGCTGCAGGGACTGCCCGCCGTGGAGGAATGA
- a CDS encoding LysE family transporter, translated as MSPGPDFALVTRFAIPHGWRIGLRAFAGVALGVGVDSTAAIAGVGIVVVALSWPFRAVSCVDSC; from the coding sequence GTGTCTCCCGGGCCCGACTTCGCCCTGGTGACCCGTTTCGCTATCCCGCACGGCTGGCGCATCGGCCTGCGGGCCTTCGCGGGGGTCGCTCTTGGTGTGGGGGTCGACAGCACTGCGGCGATCGCGGGTGTGGGGATCGTGGTCGTCGCGCTGTCGTGGCCCTTTCGTGCGGTCTCCTGTGTCGACTCCTGCTAA
- a CDS encoding ParB N-terminal domain-containing protein — translation MDPTSVDIVAPSVVEIELSRLSSGFSPRTSGEDSEHVETLLSTEGELPPILVHRPTMRVVDGLHRLKAARLRGDTKILARFVDGTESDAFVLAVEANIRHGLPLSLADRKRAAAHIVGTHPQWSDRRVASATGLSAGTVADLRRRAGDSGVEARVGRDGRIRPADGSGRRRLAAELIRSDPCLSLRQVAKQVGISPETVRDVRGRLERGESPVRDGSMKLRAESQPLPRTETDFGRAVGRDRLAMLERLKADPALRLSETGRILLRMLIMHSIDGREWERILHRIPPHLYSVVAEFAREHARVWTGFADRLENWVTTVATE, via the coding sequence GTGGATCCGACGAGCGTTGACATCGTTGCTCCCTCTGTTGTCGAAATCGAGTTGTCCCGGCTGTCTTCGGGATTCTCGCCTCGAACCTCAGGTGAGGATTCGGAGCACGTCGAAACACTGTTATCGACAGAGGGAGAGCTTCCGCCCATTCTCGTTCACCGACCAACGATGCGGGTGGTTGACGGTCTGCACCGATTGAAGGCAGCGCGGCTCAGAGGCGATACGAAAATCTTGGCAAGGTTCGTCGATGGCACCGAATCGGACGCCTTCGTCCTGGCGGTCGAGGCGAACATACGGCATGGTTTGCCGCTCTCGCTCGCTGATCGCAAGCGTGCGGCCGCGCACATCGTCGGGACGCATCCACAGTGGTCCGATCGGCGGGTGGCCTCGGCGACCGGCCTCTCTGCCGGCACGGTGGCCGACCTGCGCAGGCGCGCCGGAGACAGCGGAGTCGAGGCAAGGGTCGGTCGGGACGGGCGCATCCGTCCGGCCGACGGTTCGGGGCGGAGGAGACTCGCTGCCGAACTCATCCGCAGTGATCCATGCCTTTCGCTCCGCCAGGTCGCCAAGCAGGTCGGCATCTCCCCGGAGACGGTCCGGGATGTGCGAGGCCGGCTGGAGCGTGGTGAGAGTCCGGTCCGGGACGGGAGCATGAAGTTACGGGCCGAGTCGCAGCCACTACCTCGCACGGAAACGGACTTCGGCCGCGCTGTGGGTCGAGATCGTCTCGCGATGCTGGAGCGTCTCAAGGCCGATCCGGCATTGCGGCTGAGCGAGACCGGCCGAATCCTGTTGCGAATGCTCATCATGCACTCCATCGACGGGCGGGAGTGGGAAAGGATCTTGCATCGCATCCCGCCGCATCTGTACAGCGTGGTCGCCGAGTTCGCCAGAGAGCACGCCCGGGTCTGGACTGGGTTCGCCGATCGCCTGGAGAACTGGGTGACCACTGTGGCCACAGAATGA
- a CDS encoding ATP-binding protein, translated as MLCKLVDEGQHAGRLEERLQAARQRTFVGRKEELAVFEEALCTGARVLFVHGPGGVGKSALLGRFAQRAAEADRHVLILDGRILEESPAAFMAGAGVVLADERAVLLIDAFERMQGLESWLREQFLPLLPTGAVVVIAGRIPPDMMWQAEPGWADMVRIVELGGLGRVDAAALLDSRGVAGELHEPLITFAGGHPLALSLGAAATAGEGAAISAAVAVHGSAADSRWRPPHDVVATLLDQIVGEVPSPAHLHALEVCAHTYMSTQDVLRAALPGEDAAALFSWLRRLPFVEPGPYGLYPHDVVREILEADLRWRDPQGYADMHRCIKACLTERIRAAEDPDALGAVGSLFYLHRGEGQRAEPHVWRGAGEVYEDVFRPEDAEDLLRLAAEQDAGTVAAVSHWMSRQPQAFRLYRCAADGELAGASAWLRLEAEEQAQADPVAATAWATARANAPLRPGEHVAVYRSWVRECHRGFPPMMNLIQWRAVAWFLRSPHLAWSFIAMRSDDRSSGCYEYYDMHDLGHHAQEKDAEYVLAAHDWRAVPAQVWLDRLLATGAQEAPAPHEPELVVLSQEEFRDAIRQALRHLPTHGELAANPLTRTRLLAGQPTPARALRELLEDNIRNLGRDPWAGKPHRALDVTFLRGAPTQEAAAEHLGLSLSTYRRHLNAGVERISDDLWRRELRGAD; from the coding sequence ATGCTCTGCAAGCTCGTTGACGAGGGGCAGCATGCCGGGCGCCTGGAAGAGCGCCTCCAGGCCGCGAGGCAACGTACCTTCGTCGGACGAAAGGAAGAGCTCGCCGTCTTCGAGGAGGCGCTGTGCACCGGGGCCCGGGTGCTGTTCGTTCATGGCCCCGGCGGTGTCGGCAAGTCGGCGCTGCTGGGACGCTTCGCCCAGCGGGCCGCAGAAGCGGATCGCCACGTACTGATACTGGACGGGCGGATTCTCGAGGAGTCTCCCGCAGCCTTCATGGCCGGGGCCGGTGTGGTGCTCGCCGACGAGCGCGCGGTGCTGCTGATCGACGCCTTCGAGCGGATGCAGGGCCTGGAGAGCTGGCTGCGCGAGCAGTTCCTGCCCTTGCTGCCGACCGGTGCGGTGGTGGTGATAGCTGGTCGCATACCCCCGGACATGATGTGGCAGGCAGAGCCCGGCTGGGCCGACATGGTGCGGATCGTCGAGCTGGGTGGGCTGGGACGCGTGGATGCCGCGGCGCTGCTGGACTCCCGCGGTGTGGCAGGTGAGTTGCACGAACCGCTGATCACCTTCGCCGGCGGGCACCCGCTTGCCCTGTCTCTCGGTGCCGCGGCGACTGCTGGGGAAGGTGCCGCCATCAGCGCCGCGGTGGCGGTCCATGGCAGCGCCGCCGACTCGCGCTGGAGGCCTCCCCATGATGTGGTGGCCACCCTGCTCGACCAGATCGTCGGTGAAGTGCCCAGTCCGGCGCACCTGCATGCCCTGGAGGTCTGCGCGCACACGTACATGTCCACGCAGGACGTGTTGCGCGCGGCGCTGCCCGGCGAGGACGCGGCGGCGCTGTTCTCCTGGCTGCGGCGGCTGCCCTTCGTCGAGCCGGGCCCGTACGGGTTGTACCCTCACGACGTCGTCCGTGAAATCCTCGAAGCCGACCTGCGCTGGCGCGACCCGCAGGGCTACGCCGACATGCACCGGTGTATCAAGGCCTGCCTCACTGAGCGGATCCGTGCCGCCGAGGACCCGGACGCGCTCGGGGCCGTCGGCTCGCTGTTCTACCTGCACCGCGGCGAAGGCCAAAGAGCAGAGCCACATGTGTGGCGCGGCGCAGGCGAGGTGTACGAGGACGTCTTCCGTCCCGAGGACGCCGAGGACCTGCTGCGCCTGGCCGCCGAGCAGGACGCAGGTACCGTCGCCGCTGTCTCCCATTGGATGTCCCGGCAGCCGCAGGCGTTCCGTCTCTACCGGTGCGCTGCGGACGGCGAGCTGGCAGGCGCCAGCGCCTGGCTCCGCCTGGAGGCGGAGGAACAGGCGCAGGCGGACCCGGTCGCGGCCACGGCCTGGGCCACTGCCCGGGCCAACGCTCCACTGCGGCCCGGCGAGCACGTGGCCGTCTACCGAAGCTGGGTGCGCGAGTGCCACCGGGGCTTCCCGCCAATGATGAATCTGATCCAGTGGCGGGCCGTGGCCTGGTTCCTGCGCTCGCCACACTTGGCCTGGTCGTTCATCGCCATGCGCAGTGACGACCGTTCGAGCGGTTGCTACGAGTACTACGACATGCACGATCTCGGACATCACGCGCAGGAGAAGGACGCTGAGTATGTCCTGGCCGCGCACGACTGGCGGGCCGTGCCGGCGCAAGTCTGGCTCGACCGGCTGTTGGCGACCGGCGCGCAGGAGGCCCCGGCCCCGCACGAGCCGGAGCTGGTGGTGCTGTCACAAGAGGAGTTCAGAGACGCCATCCGCCAGGCTCTGCGTCACCTGCCGACGCACGGGGAGCTGGCCGCCAACCCCCTCACCCGCACCAGGCTGCTCGCCGGCCAGCCCACCCCTGCCCGGGCGCTGCGCGAGCTGCTCGAAGACAACATCCGCAACCTGGGTCGGGATCCGTGGGCGGGCAAACCGCACCGCGCCCTCGACGTCACCTTCCTGCGTGGCGCCCCCACCCAGGAAGCCGCCGCCGAGCACCTCGGCCTGTCCTTGAGTACCTACCGCCGTCACCTGAACGCCGGTGTCGAACGCATCTCCGACGACCTCTGGCGCCGCGAACTCCGCGGGGCGGACTGA
- the vanY-N gene encoding D,D-peptidase/D,D-carboxypeptidase VanY-N encodes MNEQHVIPPRPRDRLFAVLAVVLAVLLLPVAFVRDPGRARELACGWALGIRFPAEDLTGLADGARAAFSAARAEALWRHGQLIGLTSGYRDPLVQQRLFDDEVRRVGSPAAARTLVLPPAESRHVKGTALDVRPFEGARWLEEHGARYDLYRIYDNEWWHFEYRPAADLSPTTQEIRNALQAR; translated from the coding sequence ATGAACGAGCAACACGTTATCCCACCTCGGCCCCGTGACCGACTGTTCGCCGTACTTGCGGTGGTGCTCGCCGTACTCCTGCTCCCCGTGGCGTTCGTCCGCGATCCCGGCCGCGCCCGTGAACTGGCCTGTGGCTGGGCGTTGGGGATCCGCTTTCCCGCCGAGGATCTCACCGGGCTCGCCGACGGTGCCAGGGCGGCGTTCTCCGCCGCACGCGCTGAGGCGCTCTGGCGTCACGGGCAGCTCATCGGCCTCACCTCGGGGTACCGCGATCCCCTCGTCCAGCAGCGGTTGTTCGACGACGAGGTACGCCGCGTCGGCTCGCCGGCCGCAGCCCGGACACTTGTGCTGCCACCGGCGGAATCCAGGCACGTCAAGGGCACCGCGCTGGATGTGCGCCCGTTCGAAGGTGCTCGCTGGCTCGAGGAACACGGTGCCCGCTACGACCTCTACCGCATCTACGACAACGAGTGGTGGCACTTCGAGTACCGACCGGCCGCCGACTTGTCACCAACGACCCAGGAGATCCGCAATGCTCTGCAAGCTCGTTGA